TCGGATGCCCGTGTCTCGGGTTCGCGATCCGACGTCCTCGTCAGCCGACGCTCCCGACGAACAGCCGCACCCCGAGCCCGATCAGTACGAGCCCGGAGAGCCACCGAACGCCGCTCGCGATCCGCGGCCGGGTGAGCAACAGGCGACGCACGCCACTCGAAGCGACCGCGACCGTCCCCAGATACCCCATCGTGAGCGCGGCGTAGATCGCTCCGAGCGCCGAGAGCTGGACGGGGACGTGGGCGCTGCCGTCGACGAACTGCGGGAGGAAGGCCAGGAAAAACAGCGCGACCTGGGGATTTGCGACGTTGACGATCACGGCTTCCCGGAACGGACTGCCGTCGCCCGCGGGGCCGTCGTCGTCCGCGAACAGTTCGGTCTCGCGGATCGTGCGGACGCCCAGGTAGAGCAGATAGGCCGCACCGACGTAGGTAACGGCGGCGAACGCGAGCTCGGAGGCCCGGAAGATCGCTGCGAGTCCCACGGCCGCAGCGAGGGTGTGGACGAGGACGCCGACGCTGATCCCCGCCGCCGAGGCCAGCCCGCTCTCGCGGCCGTCGCCGACGCTGCGGGTCAGCACGTAGACGGTGTCGGGGCCGGGCGAGAGGATCATCGCACCCGCTGCCAGGAGGTAGACGGCGAGCAGCGTCGGATCGAGCAGGACGGTACGAAGCGCCTCGAGCATTGGGTTTCAGCCGAGTCGGGCCAGCGGTTCGAACCAGACGGCCGCGACCAGGACAGCCAGAAAGACGTACGACCCCCGGATAAGTAGCATGGTCGCGAGTTTCGGGGGCGCCCGCCGGGCGACGGCAGCGACGACGGCAAAGGCGAGCGCGGCCACCACCGCCCCGGGCGGGAAGACTCCAACGGCGGCGAGGACGACGACAACGAGCAGGGCGGCGACCATGAGCCCGTAGGCCACGGCATCGGCACGCTCCGGGCCGACGGCGACGGCGACGGTGCGCTTGCGTATCGACCGGTCGTAGTCGTAGTCCGTGGCGTCGTCGATCACCTTGATCCCCGAGAGCAACGCGAGAAAGACGACCGCGAAGCCGACGGGAACGGCCGCGAACGCCTCCGCCTGGACGTAGAACCCCCCGAGGACCGAGAGCGCGATCCCCAGCGGGTAGCCCGTCGTCGCCGTCACCGGGTTCATGTCGAGCTGGGGGGCGTGGTAGTAGGCGATCAGCCACGTCGGGAGGGTAAGCGCGGCGGCGACCCAGTCGACCAGGACGAACAGCGCGAGCGAACAGGCGACGAACGCCGTCGTCGAGGCCACCAGCCCGAGCCGACAGCCCTGCTCGGTCAGCGGGTGGTCGTCGTCCTCGCCGCGCAGGTAGAAGTCGACGTAGCCGTCCTTGACGTGGGCCGTGTACACCGCGGCGAACATCGCGAGGACGTGCAGCGTCGCGACTCCCGGTTCGAACGTTCCGGCGAGCACCGCGCCGAACAGCGAGGCGGCGAGTGGCGGGAGCATGAACACGGGATGGACCTGTGACCCGAAGGCGCGAGCCGTCGCCCCGACGCCGGACCCGTGTCTCGCGAGGGACATGGTTCGGGTGACGACGGACCGACGTAAAATACCGCGGGTAGCGGGGAGTTTGGATGGCTCTCGCCGGCGACGAACGACCGCGCCTCACTCGCCGAGAAGCGACGCCCCCAACGCGGGCGGCGCTGCCGGGGGCACCTTCATGATCGATCACGTTCCAGGGAGGAGTATGAGCGACGAGTACACCGGCGCCGATCTCTTCGTCGACGCCCTCGAATCCTACGGGGTCGATTACGTCTTCGGCAACCCCGGGACGACGGAGCTGCCGATCGTCGACGCGATCGGAGCGAGCGGGCTGGAGTACGTCCTCGGGCTCCACGAGGACGTCGCGGTCGGGATGGCCTCGGGGTACGCCCAGACCCGACGCTACCACGCCCACCACGACGAGTCGATCACCCCAGTCGGGGTGGCGAACCTCCACATCGCGCCCGGACTCGCACACGGGTTGGGCAACCTCTACGCCGCCACAATCGCCGGCGCACCGGTGGTCGTCACGGCGGGCAACCACAGCACCGACTTCCGCCACGAGGAGCCGATCCTGTCGGGCGATCTGGTGGAGATGGCCACGGAGTTCTGCAAGTGGTCCGACGAGGTAAGAGACGTCGCGGCGCTGCCGACGATGCTGCGACGAGCGTTCCGGGTCGCGCTGACGCCGCCGACCGGACCCGTCTTCCTCGCCTTGCCCCTCGACGTCGCGCTCGCGGAGACCGACGGCGAGCCCGAGCGGCTCGGGTCGATCCCCAACGCTGGAAGCGGTGATCCGGGCCAGCTCGAGCGCGCGGCCGACCTGCTCGCCGAGGCCGACGAGCCCGTGTTAGTCGTCGGCGACGGAATTGCTCGCTCTGGCGCCGACGCCGTCGCGGCCGCGGTCGAGCTCGCCGAGGCGACGGGGGCCCGGGTTCACGGCGAGATCCTCTCGGCCGAGGTCGACTTCCCGACCGACCACGAGCAGTGGGTCTCCTCCATCCCGCCCGACGAGGACCTCGCGGCGACCGCGATGGACACCGACACGCTGGCGTTCGTCGGCTGTTCGACGAACACCACCCTGACCCGCCACGAGGACGCGCTGGTCGACCCCGAGACGACCTGCATCCACGTCGGCGACGACCCCTGGCAGCTGGGCAAGAACCAGCCCGCAGACGCCGCCGTCGTCGGCGACCCGGGGCTGGCGATGGAGGGGATCACCGAACGCGTGCGAAAACGGATCTCCGAGGACGTCCTCGAGGAACGGCTCGAGCGAGTGCGGACGGTCACGGAGGCGGTCCAGGCTCGAACGGCCGAGATCGGCGAGGGGAAGGCGACCGACGATCCGCGCGCCTCGAAGGCCCGACTGGTCGAGGCGATGCACGACGTCGCGGGCGACGCCTACGTCGTCGACGAGGGGATCACGGCGAAGTACGCGATGCTCGAGCGCTGGGATCTCGCACCGGAGCAGTACATCTCGAACAAGGGCGGCGGACTCGGCTACGGGCTCCCCGCCTCCGTGGGTGCGGCGCTGGCCGAGAGCCAGCGCGCCGAGCCCCGCGACGTGATCGGCTTTATCGGCGACGGCTCCTACCTCTACTACCCTAACGCCGTCTACAGCGCGGCCCGGTACGACCTCGATCTCACCGTCGTCGTTCCCGACAACCGCAACTACCGGATCCTGAAGGACAACACGCTCAAAATTATGGGCGGCGAGGAAGCGGACTACGACTTTACCGGGATGGAGTTCGATCCCCCGGTCGACATCCCCAAAAACGCCGAGAGCCACGGCGCCCGCGGCCACCTCGTCGAGACGCCCGACGAGATCGAGGACGTCCTCGCGGACGCGCTCGATCGCGAGGGGCCCGACGTGATCGACGTGCTGGTCCACGACTGACGGGTGACCGATCGCTCGTCGTCCTCGAAGGTGGAGCTGTCTCGGTTCGGGACAACGATGACGGTGTTCGGGCCCGTCCGGTCGCCCGTGACCGACGTGTCTGACGATCGCTCCGACGGGTCGTTCGAGGAGCGCCTCGAGGCGCTTCGTGACCATCTCGAGGCGACCGCGGAGCTGCCGATCGATCCGCGGACGAACCGCTGGCTCGGCGAGGCCGAGGCCGTCGCCCGGGACGCGACCGCGGACGATATCGATCCGGAGACGGCCCGAAAACGCGTGCGACAGGTCCAGCGGCTGCTGTCCGAGGCCGACGACCCCGACCACGAGGACGCGGTCGCCCACCTCGAGGCGGCCCGCGAGCTGTGTGCGGACGTGCTGTCGTCGTGACCGACGCGAGCGGTGACGCTCCCGGCCGTGCACCGGCACCGCCGCTCACGACGGCTCGTGGGGCCAGGAGTGGATCTCGTCGTCGTCGCCGGGACGGACGGGGCCGTCGAGCAGCGGATCGTCGGTGGCGTCCATCCACTCGTACAGTTGCCGGGACAGATCGGCGCGGGCCTCCCGGTAGCGCGGCTCGAGGGCCACGTTCTCGTCCTCCTGGGGCGCGTTGCGGAGGTCGTACAGCTCCTCGTACGGGCGGTACGGGACGGCGTAGGTTTCGCGGACCTCGCGGCCGGCCTCGCTGGCGAAGATGTCCTTCGTGAGATACGCTTTCGGCAGGTGCCAGAAGTTTCGGACGTACTTGTACCGATCCGTACGGATCGCCCGAACTGGGTTGTACGTGTCGTGCCAGGTCATCTCGGCGAACACCCGTTCGCGGGGCTCGTACTCGTCGTCGGTCAACAGCGGGAGGAAGCTCCGGCCGTCGAGACGGTCCGGCACGTCGACGTCGAGGTACTCGAGCAGCGTCGGGAGGACGTCGACGTTGCTGACGAGCTCCTCGGAGCGCCGCCCCTCCGGAACGCCGGGACCGCGAAGCGCCAGCACCGCCTCGATCCCGGGGTCGTAACAGCTCCCCTTCGCGAGGGGAAAGGCGATCCCGTGTTCGGTCGTGAAGATCACGAGCGTCTCGTCGGCGAGGTCCGCGTCCTCGAGCGCCGAGAGGACCGTTTCGACGCCGTCGTCGATCGCCCGAACCATGCCGCGCATCTCCGCCAGATCCCGCCTGATCCCCCGTCGGTCGGGGAGGTAGGTCAGCGGCCGCACCTCGTCGGGGTCGTCCGTCTCGTAGTGGTCGGCGTCGAAGCCGAACCGTCCGGTCTCCTCCTCGACCCGGTGGCACTCGAAGAAGCCGATCGAGGCGAAAAACGGCTCCTCGAACGCCTCCCGCTCGAAAAACGAGGCGACGACCGAGGAGACGGTTCGCGCCCGGTTCGCCTGGTGAACCGCCGGAGAGACGCCCGGGTACAGATTGCCTTCCGAGTGGATGTGGTCGTACCGGAGCTTGTCCGTGTCCTGTGTGATGTGTTGCAGGCCGAACAGGTGGGTCTCGTAGCCGACGTCGCTGAGGTAGTGCGGGAGGATCCGTTCGTCGTCGCCGAGCTCCCAGTTCGCGTGTGCCAGCCCCATGAGCCCGTTGACGTGTGGGTACCGGCCCGTCATGAGACTGCCCCGGCTCGGCGTGCACTGGGGCGCCGTCACGAAGTGGTTCTCGAACAGCGTGCCCTCGGCTGCGAGCCGGTCGATCGCCGGCGTCTCGACGTCGACCCCGTAACAGCCGAGGTATCGGCCGAGGTCGTGACAGTGAATCAGGAGCACGTTCGGTCGGGTCCCGCTCATGAGGACGACGGTACCACGACCCGCAGGATAAGTATGCGATGGCTACGGCCCCGGAGATCGAACCGACCGACCGGACCGTTAAGCCAATAGGTAACGCGGTCGGTGGTGACAGGTATGCAACGAGGACGACCGCGGAGGCGAGCGACGTGAACGCACAGCTGGATCTGCTCGTTCGGCTCGGCGACTACGATCGGCCACAGGACGTCGCCGACCGCGCCGTCAGGGCCGAGGAGCTCGGGTTCGACCGGATCACGACGGGCGAGACGACGGGCTGGAACATCGTCCCGGCGCTGACGCTGATCGCCGACCGAACCGACGAGCTCGGGATCTCGAACGACGTCGTCTCCCCGTTCGGGCGATCGCCGGCGCTGCTGGCCCAGACCGCGCTGGCGCTGCACGACGCCTCCGGGGGGCGATACCGGCTCGGTCTCGGTCCGAGCTCGCCCGCGATCACCGAACGCTGGCACGGCGAGTCGTTCGACCGTCCGCTGCGGCGTACTCGGGAGGCCATCGAGATTGTCAGGGCAATCTACGAGGACGGCACCCCCGCCTACGAGGGCGATATCTTCGAGATCGCCGGGCTCAACTACGAGCGCGAACTCCCCGAGCGTCCGCCCCCGATCGACGTCGCCACCCTGGGACCGACGGCCACCGAGATGGCGGGGCGGTTCGGCGACGGCTGGGCACCCCAGCTGTTCACGGCGTCGGGCCTGGCGGATCGACTCGAGGACCTCCACCGCGGTGCCGAGCTGGCCGACAGGGATCCCGACGAGCTGCGCGTGAGCCCGATCGTCCGCGGAATCGCCTCCGAAGACCGCGAGCAGGCCCGCGAGCGCGCCCGCAAGACCGTCGCCTTCATGCTCGGCGCCTACGGCCCCTACTACGGCGACTCCGTGGCCGAGCAGGGCTACCCCGATGTCGTCGCCGACGTTCGCGACGCCTGGGCGGATCGGGACACGGACGCGATGGCCGCACGGCTTCCCGACGACGTCCTCGACGAGCTGGCGCCCGCGGGAACGCCCGACGAGGTTCGCGAGTGGGTCCGGGAGTACGCCGCGATCGACGGCGTCGACGCCGTCCGGTTCGGGTTCGTCGACGGGATGGACGATGCCGAAAAGGAGACGACGATGGCAGCGCTCGCCGAGCTACGCTAGTTCGGCCCGCAGCGAGACGCTCCCGACGCCGTACTGCTGACAGACGCTGCGTGCCCGGGTCGAGACGAACTCGTACCAGGGGTTCTCCCTGATCCGGACGTTCCGAAAGCCCGCCGACGCGAGGACGTCGGGGACGGTAGCGAGCTCCATCGCACCCCCGATCCCGATCGCGCGCAGCTCCGGGTCTCGCCGGAGCTGGGCCGGCAGGCGACGCTCACAGACCAGCTCGGAGATCGCCAGGCGCCCACCGGACGCCAGGACGCGACTCGCCTCCGCGAGGACGCGCTCGGGGTGAGCAGCGAGGACGAGCGTCCCGTTCGAGAGGACGACGTCGACCGCGCCGTCGGCAAGCGGGAGCGCCTCGATCGTCCCCCGCTGGAACGTGGCGTTCGTCACGCCCGCGTCCTCGCGGAGCCGTCGGGCTCGAGTCAGCTGCGCTTCGACGCGTTCGACGCCGAGCGCGCGTCCGCGGTCGCCGACCCTGAGCGCGGCGACGAACGCGTCCGTTCCGGAGCCGCTACCGAGATCGAGAACGGCGTCCCCGGCACCGAGTCCGGCCAGATCGTGGTGGTAGCCGACGCCGGTAAACGAGCGGAGGACGGTCTCCGGAACCCGTTCGAGGTCGGCGGGCGGGTAGCCGAGCCGCGAGGCCAGCTCGCGGCCCGTCTCGAAGTGGGTCACCTCCGTCGGCGTCGCCGCGACCGTCCGGTAGACGCCGTCGACTGCACGCTGCAACTCCCGTCCGTCGAGCGCGGTCGCCGTCGGTACGGGGCTCGCTCCGCGGTGATCGGTCAGTCCGCGGGCGAGCCGTCGGTCGCGATCGGCGGTGTTCGTGAGACGTTCGTGGTCACGCATCCCGGTCGACGTACGCTCGATCGGCGTATGTACGTACCCGGTGCGTGTCGGGCGTCCGACGACGACCGTGCAGCCGGTGATTCCGTGTGCAGTTCGCGGGTCCGGATCGCTCGCTGCCCGCGGATCGACCACCGCACGTCCGAGTCGGGACACGCCTGCCGCTCCCGCCCCGGTCGGCGAGGCGCTCGCCTACTCGAGCGGGGTCTCGGCCTGGAAGGGACGGGCCTCTCGGCGGTAGGCGGCGTAGGTCGACTCCGCCCACTCGCGGACCGTCCGATCGTCGGTGTCGATCAGGATCCGAACGGTCCCGCTGTCGGTGTGGTAGCCACAGATCGCGATCCGATCGTCGAAGAGGCTGAGCCCGTACTCCGGCAGCCCGTCGTGGACGAGGACGGTGAGGTTTCCGCTCGCGAACATACGCTCGGACCGTTCGGGGTAGGTCCGTCGGATGTAGCGCGCGACCGACGGGGGGTCGACGACCTCGGTCGTCATCCCGCCGGCGACCTGATCGGTGAGTTCGTCCCGGCAGAGTTCGAACAGGGCCAGCTCGAAACCGACGAACCGGAACCGGTCGGTCTCCCGGAGCAGCGATCGGAACCGATTCACCGGGCGGTACGGATCGTCGACGGCGGCGACGGTGACGACCGCCCTCGAGAGCGACTCGAGGGGAAGCTCCCGGGTCTCGGCCGGAAACCACCGCCAGACGTCCCGCAGCTTCAGTTCGGTCTCGACGCGCTCGAGCAGCTCCCGCATCCCCGTCGCGACGAACCCGCCGAGCCGGGTCGTCTCGTACCCCTCGTCGGTCGGTTCGATCCAGCCCCGCTCCTCGAACGCACGCAGCGTGCGACCGACCGTCGACCGCGAGACGTCGGTCAGATCGCGGAGTTCGGCCCGGGTTCGGGGCCCGTCCGCAAGTGCAGCGAGCGCGACCGTTCGGTGGGGCGATCGCACGAGATACGCCACGTCGTCGATCGCTTCCGTACTGCTCACCCCCGTTTTCCGTTCGCGGTCGCCGCTCTCGCTCGAGTGTGGGTCCATGCCAATCGTACGCACGCAGCGGTAATAGTAGTGGGGTCGGTGCGTCGATTCCGACCGAGCTACGGCTCGATGACGAGCTTGCCGAACACGCTCTCGTTCATCACGTCCCGTTGGGCCTGCGCGGCGTCGGCGAGGTCGTAGCTGCGATCGATCTCGATCGTGAGCCGGTCGGTCTCCATGAGGTGGGCGACCCCCCGCAGCGGCACGCGCAGGTCGGGCGTGTTGAACATGCTCATGAACTGGTAGCTGACGTCCTTCGAGCGGGCCGCGCCGTCGTTCGTGAACGCGGGATCGGGGCTGTTCTCGCCGATCCCGACGACCCGTCCGCCCTGGGCCGCGACGTCGGCGTCGAACTGGAGGTAGTCGTCTAGCCGATGATCGAGGATCGCGTCGACGCCCCCGTCGCTTGCCTCGCGGACGGCGTCGGCGAGGTCCTCGCGGCCGTAGTCGAGCACGACGTCGGCGCCCAGCTCCGCGAGCGCGTCGTGGTACTGCTCGGAGGCGGTCGTCAGAACCCGGGCGCTGACGGCGTCAGCGACCTGGACGGCCGCGTGACCGACGCCGCCGGAGCCGCCGTGGACGAGACACGCCTCGGCCGGCTCGAGGTCGGCGTGGTCGATCAGCGCACGCCAGGCGGTGACGCCGACGACGCCGGCAGCCCCGGCCTCGCTGGCGTCGACGCTGTCGGGGAGGGCGACGACCCGGTCCGTCGGAACCGTCGCGTACTCGGCGTAAGAGCCCTGGTACGCTCCGTTCCCGATCCCCGTCCCGTAGACGCGGTCGCCTTCCGTGAACGTCTCGACGTCCTCGCCCGTCGCGGCGACGGTGCCCGCGACGTCGACCCCCGGCGTGAACGGCGGGCCGACGGATTCGTAAGAGCCATCGCGGAAGTAGGTGTCGACGGGGTTGACGCCCGCCGCCTCGACCTCGACGAGCAGCTCCCCGGTTTCTGGTTCGGGTCGGTCGACCTCTTCGACCTGCAGTACGTCCGGACCGCCGTACTCCGAGAGTCGTACAGCGCGCATGACGTACGGGGACACGAAGCGTACCGCCATAAACGTGGAGATCGACCGCGGCGGTTGCCGGTGGAAAATCATCATTTTGAAACCGTCGAACCCCTTGTCGGCACTCGGTTCCGGCGAATCCGATCGGTCGTCGACCGCCGAGGACGGCCCGCGTCGGCAGCGACCTGCCCGCGAGTGACGCCCCGATGATCGAACTCCAGTGGCTCGTCGGCGCCGTGATCGTCGTTCCGCTGGGAGCCGCGGTGCTCTCGGTGCTGGCCGACGCCCGGCTCGAGGACGTCGGCTGGCCGATCGCCGCGGCGTCGCTGTCGGTGACGTTCGTCCTCGCGGTCGCGCTGGTGGTGGCGCTGACGCTGTGAGTCAGCGCACGGCCCGCGTCGCGTCGCCGATGATCTCGAGGGCCTCCTTCAGCTCCTCCGTACTCGTCGCGTAGGAAAGGCGGGCGTACCCCTCACCGTTCGCGCCGAAGGCGTCGCCGGGGACGACGACCACGTCGCGGTCCAGCACCTCCTCACACCAGCCCTCGGGGACCTTCGGCATGACGTAGAACGCTCCGGACGGCGTGGGAACCTCGAGACCCGCGTCCTCGAGGCCGTCGACGACCAGATCACGGCGCTCTTCGAAGGCCGAGACCATCTCCTCGACGGGCTCCTGGGGACCCGTCAGCGCGGCCTCGGCGGCGTACTGGGCAGGCGCGGAGGCGCAGGCCTGGGCGTACTGGTGGACCCGCAGCATCCGTTCGATCCGACGATTGGAGCCCAGGACCCAGCCAAGCCGCCAGCCCGTCATCGAGTACGTCTTCGAGCAGGCGCTGACGACGACGACGTTGTCGGTCTCGGCGAACTTCAGCGGCGAGTGGTGCTCGCCCTCGAAGACGATCCGTTCGTAGACCTCGTCGGAGAGACAGAGGACGTCGTGCTCGTCGGCGATACGGGCGAACTCGCGCATATCGGCCTCGCTCTGGACCGCGCCCGTCGGGTTCGCGGGGCTGTTGACGACGAACGCCGCGGTCTCGTCGGTGATCGCGTCCTCGACGGTCGCGGGGTCGAGCGTCAGGTCGTCCCGAAGCCCGACGGGTTTCGGCGTCCCGCCCGCGATGTTCGTCAGCGCGTCGTAGGAGACGAATCCGGGATCGGGGAAGATCACTTCCTCGCCGGGGTCGACGTGGGCCTCGAGGGCGAGGTGCAGGGCCTCGCTCCCCCCCGACGTGGCGATGATATCGGCGGGGTCGACGCCGATCCCGTAGTCCCGGTCGTACTTCGCCGCAATCGCCTCGCGGAGCGACTGCGTTCCCTTGTTCGAGGTGTAGGCGTCCGTCCGCCCGGCCTCGATCGCCTCCATCGCCCCGCGGCGGGCGTGGGCCGGCGTCGGGAAATCCGGCTGGCCGATGCCGAGGTTGATCGCGTCCTCGCCGGCGGCCTCGAACACTTCGCGGATACCGCTGATCGACACCTGCTCGACCCGGGCTGCAAACTCGGTCATAGCTACACCGGTGTTGGCGATCCCGATAACTCTTGATGTGTTACCGCCTCGCTCCCCCTCGGACGAGCGTCGATGGCGCGTCGACCACGAGGTGACGACGCCCGCGATCGACGGCGTCGACCAGGGCAAACCGTTAGGTCCGCGAGCGTAGTAGCGGCCGTAACGGATGTCCCCGTCCGACGACTCCCCCGCGCCGATCCGCTCGATCCTCGCGCCGACCGACGGGAGCGACGCCGCCACGGCCGCCCTCGAGCGCGCGCTGGAGCTCGCCGCGTCGCTCGAGGCGACCGTTCACGTGCTCTCGGTCGTCGACACGACGTCGAACCCCATGCAGTTCGGCGTCTCGGAGGTTGCCGACCTCGACCGGACAGCAACGGAACTCGTCGAGGACGTCGCCGACGCCTGCGACGACGGGCCGATTCCTGCGATCGAGGGTGCGGTCCGCCGAGGTCGTCCGGCGCCGACGATCCTCGACTACGCCGCGGAGAACGGGATCGACCTGCTCGTCGTCGGACGGACGGGACGGGGCGTCGTCGCGAAGA
This genomic window from Natronococcus occultus SP4 contains:
- a CDS encoding LysE family translocator, yielding MLEALRTVLLDPTLLAVYLLAAGAMILSPGPDTVYVLTRSVGDGRESGLASAAGISVGVLVHTLAAAVGLAAIFRASELAFAAVTYVGAAYLLYLGVRTIRETELFADDDGPAGDGSPFREAVIVNVANPQVALFFLAFLPQFVDGSAHVPVQLSALGAIYAALTMGYLGTVAVASSGVRRLLLTRPRIASGVRWLSGLVLIGLGVRLFVGSVG
- a CDS encoding UbiA family prenyltransferase, which encodes MSLARHGSGVGATARAFGSQVHPVFMLPPLAASLFGAVLAGTFEPGVATLHVLAMFAAVYTAHVKDGYVDFYLRGEDDDHPLTEQGCRLGLVASTTAFVACSLALFVLVDWVAAALTLPTWLIAYYHAPQLDMNPVTATTGYPLGIALSVLGGFYVQAEAFAAVPVGFAVVFLALLSGIKVIDDATDYDYDRSIRKRTVAVAVGPERADAVAYGLMVAALLVVVVLAAVGVFPPGAVVAALAFAVVAAVARRAPPKLATMLLIRGSYVFLAVLVAAVWFEPLARLG
- a CDS encoding thiamine pyrophosphate-binding protein yields the protein MSDEYTGADLFVDALESYGVDYVFGNPGTTELPIVDAIGASGLEYVLGLHEDVAVGMASGYAQTRRYHAHHDESITPVGVANLHIAPGLAHGLGNLYAATIAGAPVVVTAGNHSTDFRHEEPILSGDLVEMATEFCKWSDEVRDVAALPTMLRRAFRVALTPPTGPVFLALPLDVALAETDGEPERLGSIPNAGSGDPGQLERAADLLAEADEPVLVVGDGIARSGADAVAAAVELAEATGARVHGEILSAEVDFPTDHEQWVSSIPPDEDLAATAMDTDTLAFVGCSTNTTLTRHEDALVDPETTCIHVGDDPWQLGKNQPADAAVVGDPGLAMEGITERVRKRISEDVLEERLERVRTVTEAVQARTAEIGEGKATDDPRASKARLVEAMHDVAGDAYVVDEGITAKYAMLERWDLAPEQYISNKGGGLGYGLPASVGAALAESQRAEPRDVIGFIGDGSYLYYPNAVYSAARYDLDLTVVVPDNRNYRILKDNTLKIMGGEEADYDFTGMEFDPPVDIPKNAESHGARGHLVETPDEIEDVLADALDREGPDVIDVLVHD
- a CDS encoding sulfatase family protein; its protein translation is MSGTRPNVLLIHCHDLGRYLGCYGVDVETPAIDRLAAEGTLFENHFVTAPQCTPSRGSLMTGRYPHVNGLMGLAHANWELGDDERILPHYLSDVGYETHLFGLQHITQDTDKLRYDHIHSEGNLYPGVSPAVHQANRARTVSSVVASFFEREAFEEPFFASIGFFECHRVEEETGRFGFDADHYETDDPDEVRPLTYLPDRRGIRRDLAEMRGMVRAIDDGVETVLSALEDADLADETLVIFTTEHGIAFPLAKGSCYDPGIEAVLALRGPGVPEGRRSEELVSNVDVLPTLLEYLDVDVPDRLDGRSFLPLLTDDEYEPRERVFAEMTWHDTYNPVRAIRTDRYKYVRNFWHLPKAYLTKDIFASEAGREVRETYAVPYRPYEELYDLRNAPQEDENVALEPRYREARADLSRQLYEWMDATDDPLLDGPVRPGDDDEIHSWPHEPS
- a CDS encoding TIGR04024 family LLM class F420-dependent oxidoreductase codes for the protein MNAQLDLLVRLGDYDRPQDVADRAVRAEELGFDRITTGETTGWNIVPALTLIADRTDELGISNDVVSPFGRSPALLAQTALALHDASGGRYRLGLGPSSPAITERWHGESFDRPLRRTREAIEIVRAIYEDGTPAYEGDIFEIAGLNYERELPERPPPIDVATLGPTATEMAGRFGDGWAPQLFTASGLADRLEDLHRGAELADRDPDELRVSPIVRGIASEDREQARERARKTVAFMLGAYGPYYGDSVAEQGYPDVVADVRDAWADRDTDAMAARLPDDVLDELAPAGTPDEVREWVREYAAIDGVDAVRFGFVDGMDDAEKETTMAALAELR
- a CDS encoding methyltransferase domain-containing protein, encoding MRDHERLTNTADRDRRLARGLTDHRGASPVPTATALDGRELQRAVDGVYRTVAATPTEVTHFETGRELASRLGYPPADLERVPETVLRSFTGVGYHHDLAGLGAGDAVLDLGSGSGTDAFVAALRVGDRGRALGVERVEAQLTRARRLREDAGVTNATFQRGTIEALPLADGAVDVVLSNGTLVLAAHPERVLAEASRVLASGGRLAISELVCERRLPAQLRRDPELRAIGIGGAMELATVPDVLASAGFRNVRIRENPWYEFVSTRARSVCQQYGVGSVSLRAELA
- a CDS encoding helix-turn-helix transcriptional regulator yields the protein MDPHSSESGDRERKTGVSSTEAIDDVAYLVRSPHRTVALAALADGPRTRAELRDLTDVSRSTVGRTLRAFEERGWIEPTDEGYETTRLGGFVATGMRELLERVETELKLRDVWRWFPAETRELPLESLSRAVVTVAAVDDPYRPVNRFRSLLRETDRFRFVGFELALFELCRDELTDQVAGGMTTEVVDPPSVARYIRRTYPERSERMFASGNLTVLVHDGLPEYGLSLFDDRIAICGYHTDSGTVRILIDTDDRTVREWAESTYAAYRREARPFQAETPLE
- a CDS encoding NADPH:quinone reductase produces the protein MRAVRLSEYGGPDVLQVEEVDRPEPETGELLVEVEAAGVNPVDTYFRDGSYESVGPPFTPGVDVAGTVAATGEDVETFTEGDRVYGTGIGNGAYQGSYAEYATVPTDRVVALPDSVDASEAGAAGVVGVTAWRALIDHADLEPAEACLVHGGSGGVGHAAVQVADAVSARVLTTASEQYHDALAELGADVVLDYGREDLADAVREASDGGVDAILDHRLDDYLQFDADVAAQGGRVVGIGENSPDPAFTNDGAARSKDVSYQFMSMFNTPDLRVPLRGVAHLMETDRLTIEIDRSYDLADAAQAQRDVMNESVFGKLVIEP
- a CDS encoding pyridoxal phosphate-dependent aminotransferase, with the translated sequence MTEFAARVEQVSISGIREVFEAAGEDAINLGIGQPDFPTPAHARRGAMEAIEAGRTDAYTSNKGTQSLREAIAAKYDRDYGIGVDPADIIATSGGSEALHLALEAHVDPGEEVIFPDPGFVSYDALTNIAGGTPKPVGLRDDLTLDPATVEDAITDETAAFVVNSPANPTGAVQSEADMREFARIADEHDVLCLSDEVYERIVFEGEHHSPLKFAETDNVVVVSACSKTYSMTGWRLGWVLGSNRRIERMLRVHQYAQACASAPAQYAAEAALTGPQEPVEEMVSAFEERRDLVVDGLEDAGLEVPTPSGAFYVMPKVPEGWCEEVLDRDVVVVPGDAFGANGEGYARLSYATSTEELKEALEIIGDATRAVR
- a CDS encoding universal stress protein; the encoded protein is MSPSDDSPAPIRSILAPTDGSDAATAALERALELAASLEATVHVLSVVDTTSNPMQFGVSEVADLDRTATELVEDVADACDDGPIPAIEGAVRRGRPAPTILDYAAENGIDLLVVGRTGRGVVAKTLLGSTADRLVRQAPIPVVVVPDGGAE